In Silurus meridionalis isolate SWU-2019-XX chromosome 19, ASM1480568v1, whole genome shotgun sequence, the DNA window TCATGTACCCTTTTTCACAGCAGATTCTTGGCGTAACGGATGTGACAGAGAGACTTTTGTGGGAAATTTCATCTTTTTTCGGAAAACTCTGAAACCTGCTGGAAACCTCTATTTATTCaagcatcgttttttttttttttcacggtAAGGTTGATATTTGCTTTTTCATCTGTAGTGATTTAGTCAGCAATATTTTTCGATTGTTAACCTCACTTGCTGCTGGTGATTAATGGCATAAGTAACAAACGAACAAACCAAAAATCTATCCAAAGAGCAAGGAAATGTTAACATCATCCCACTCTGGACAGTAGCAAGGCCACACAATCCTGTTCCAGacacacaacagaaaaaaaatctactttttaTCCAATAACCAGTGTGAATTTCCATTCCTTTGATCTCAGTACCCCATAGCAGATTccattaccctttttttttacttatggaGAAATCagtaattaaatatacagtCTATTTACAAACTtccctgttttaaaaaatttttgcaCTTTCTCTGAAAGCCATATATCCTGAATATGTGCAATATGAATAAATTCATAATGAATATAGACTGTTATATGTACTTTTGTAAAAACTAACTCAGTGTATATACTTATATAGTTTAACTGACTTCTGATATTACAACCTATATATTTTGTTTCAGGTTGTGTTTTTACTCTTATTAAACtcgtatggggtggacaggtgtctttatgcagctaacgacctcaaacaggtgcatctaatttaggataataaatgtagtggaggtggacattttaaaggcagactaactgGTCTTTTttagggtcagaattctagctgatagacaggtgttcaaatacttatttgcagctgtatcatacaaataaatagtttaaaaatcatatattgtgatttctggatttttttttttagattatgtctctcacagtggacatcacctacgatgacaatttcagacctctCCATGATTTtcaagtgggagaacttgcaaaatagcagggtgttcaaatacttattttcctcactgtatttcctgtcattgaatgcattttattaaaccTGAAAACATAGGAACCATGcaatgtttaaattattatttgaaacTCATTAGATGAACCAGTTTTCATTGTCTTAAAGGGATACATGTGGCAATGCTTTCAAATGTCAAAGAAAGAACTTTAAaaactgctcttttttttaaatgggacAAAGTTTATCTTTGGAGCTTAGGCACTTGCCAAAAAACAGTTTACCCATTTGGCATTCTCCCTAACAGGACACAGTGACTGGataaataaaattctaaatataaataaaaggagtTCTTTCCTAAACTGCTTGCAGAATAATCCAGGcaaaaaatcattttgaataAAGTGTGAGTTTGTGCAATTCTATACGTATACACATACTCTGTATAGATATGCTGCAAATGACGTAGCTACCATGGGTTACTGTTGTTTAACTAGGATAAAATGTAGCATTGAACGAAAGGAACGGGGTTACAAAGCAAATCGGAAAAAAGTGTAAATCTGGTCATGTTTTGTGATTTGAGCTTAAGAAaggatttcattttaaaataaaagataaatgtaGATAGATAAATTAGCACAAGttttgaacaaaagtttgtggacactcgACCATAAAatttctatgtgctttttaaacatctcattacacacttacacataagatcttaaaactctggacttctagtagttcctagtacagcaaagtccactaaaggtggtagagcattctcacattaaGCTCCTAAattttggaatagtcttcctgacagtgttcggggcttggacacactctcccagtttaagtgcagattaaaaacgtattttttttttgcgagtcctacacataacacacatcacatatcataacctcgTGCTCCAGTTCATctaatcacatgcacattatcatcttgtgcttgttaatattatgaacagcagctacgctaattccttgccactgcttctctttctctacccatcccgaggcatcctcatgaagattatggacctttaaagaagtagatgccgaccccgcaaacatcccaaaccatctagagatgtaccagcgacatttggatcccacttcatttggaatttggacattggacctctttgagtgtttaaaggctctggcatggagaagctggtgttggatctatgatgatcgcaaatgttgagctattttatgagttgctcagtagctcctggttccataatctcaaattaCTTTATAAGAGAGGAAAGGACATtgctcataatcttacactccagtgctcatgttagttctcactctccagtgttctgtattgttaaaagactataatcacactcttgatgtcacccaaatgaggatgggttccccttttgagtctggttccgctcaaggtttcttcctcataacatctaagggagtttttccttgccatagtcgcaacggctgctcatcagggataaatacacattgttcaccttaacttaaattctgtaaagttgctttgagacaatgtctgttgtggaaaaaaaaaacgctatataaataaacttgacttgacttgacatttagtctccatttgcacTTGTAacaaactccactcttctgaagatgttccagtagattttggggTGCGTTGATtagtgctcattcagccacatgggtgttagtaagtcaggtactgataaagGGGAGGTAAAAAGTCCTGGGGTTTCAATTTATGTAAAAggtattacagtggaacccggttatgtcgatgtcttagggggtcgccaaaaagcatcgaggtaaccgataatcgagataaacgaaaatcaaaatggcggcaatatattaacgtgcttgaaatttctttatatacatgatgtgcgttaataaatgagaatgtgcatgcacgtatTTTTggaagggtttttacacaacagcgttgccgcgatttgtttgatgaaggcatgctataaaaatgtacatacgtttgttaacaacaaaaggcataagtgcagcTACTAACAGCaaagatttaccagtatacaatacaaaccaccgtccattctccatacaaacctttattatattctccaacattataaacacacagatcgctcaaaaaaaaaaaacagcggctgcacagtgccgtctcacatttagtccacatgtggaaaaaaaaagaaaaaaaaacagtaactaagtttctgaaaacttatgaccatcaggctgaagtaatccgcacaaacacacaaagcaaagtgtcagaaaaacttacgtccgcgatgccgaggggagataagccgagcgagagagagagagagagagagagagagtttgtgaatggaaaaataggaaattaaaaataccgcgaccggcgGCACGGCACGGCCGGAACCAAAAGCgaggacagaaaagtctcaagcGTGAGCGGCcgaaggcgtggcaggtgctttctcggccgctttctctgaagctccggcttcaactccttaccgagagccgtgctccttaccgagagccgtgctccttaccgagagccgtgctccttaccgagagagccgtgctccttaccctgctcacCCGCacgctcggtaaggagttgaagccggggcGCCCGCgctccgttcatcgcataacatttaacaaaaaaatgcacttactaacagcagagattcaccagtatacaatacaaacacctgtagtgtctgtaaggtttgatttttctgccactttcgcgagttcttctgcggctgcacagtgccgtctcacatttagtccacatgtggaaaaaaagaaaaaaaacagtaactaagtttctgaaaacttatgaccatcaggctgaagtaatccgcacaaacacacaaagcaaagtgtcagaaaaacttacgtccgcgatgccgaggggagataagccgagcgagagagagagagagagagagagagagagagtttgtgaatggaaaaatagggaaattaaaaaataccgcgaccggcgGCACGGCACGGCCGgaaccaaaaacgagggacagaaaagtctcaaacgtgaacggccgaagggggcgtggcaggtgctttctcggccgctttctctgaagctccggcttcaactccttaccgagagagccgtgctccttaccctgctcacCCGcacgctcggtaaggagcacggctctctcggtaaggagcgacgcgccggtaaggagttgaagccggggcGCCCGCgctccgttcatcgcataacatttaacaaaaaaatgcacttactaacagcagagattcaccagtatacaatacaaacacctgtagtgtctgtaaggtttgatttttctgccactttcgcgagttcttctgcggctgcacagtgccgtctcacatttagtccacatgtggaaaaaaagaaaaaaaacagtaactaagtttctgaaaacttatgaccatcaggctgaagtaatccgcacaaacacacaaagcaaagtgtcagaaaaacttacgtccgcgatgccgaggggagataagccgagcgagagagagagagagagagagagagagagagtttgtgaatggaaaaataggaaattaaaaataccgcgaccggcACGGCACGGCCGGAACCAAAAGCgaggacagaaaagtctcaaacgtgaacggccgaagggggcgtggcaggtgctttctcggccgctttctctgaagctcccggcttcaactccttaccgagagagccgtgctccttaccctgctcacCCGcacgctcggtaaggagcacggctctctcggtaaggagcgacgcgcgcgcgctcggtaaggagttgaagccggggcgcccgcgctcccgttcatcgcataacatttaacaaaaaaaatgcacttactaacagcagagattcaccagtatacaatacaaacacctgtagtgtctgtaaggtttgatttttctgccactttcgcgagttcttctgcggctgcacagtgccgatcgacataactgacgttaaaatttctaacttttccccccttgtgttcgagatattagggttcggcgacataaaaaaagtcgacataaccgataaaaaatgcgtagaaaaagcgagaatttggcggttccacttcaaaaacgtcgacttaatagggttgttgagttaaccgagggcgagataaccgggttccactgtaatagggttgaggtcagagctctatagcggggACAAAGAATTAGGACGGTATGCATTTATATTGGTGGATATCAGCTTACACGTGACACTAATTAAACATTTGCCTCTATCATACATGTAGTTTTCAATCATTCATTAAATGATTAGTTGTGTTAAAAAGAATTGTGTATTTTGCCTGAGAGGTAATGAAATTCAGCCTGAGGTGTTTTCTCTTATTGATCAGGAAATTGCACTGACTGGGTCATTCATTAAAACCGTAGAATCGGCAACCCTGTCCTTCACGCAGTCATGTTCTAACGTTGTAGGACGCCTTCCTGTGACACGATCGTAACAGTTTAGCTGCGAAAATAGACTTTGGCTCCATTAACTGCAGGAGGTAGACTTCAGTGATGCGGTGAGCTTTGTTCTTTGGCATTTCCACCTTTAATAGGTCAGAAGGAGAACATTTAAGTATGCAGGAAGCATTAAATATGAGGTAACTGGATGAGGCATCACTACTTTCCATggttaaaatatatgtatattttactgTCTAATTTAATGAAGTTCCCAGTTcccatacacatttttttcaaacaatttattttaataatactacattttccattttaaaagatgcattttattcttcttttttgtaaGTAAAAGCTTAAAAAGAAACATTGATTTTATTGTCAAAGAAACGCTTTTAGCTAGATCAGATAAGGAACTTGTCCAAGCATGTCCtaaaattaaattcaaatcaaatgcTATTTCAGGCAGTCTGTAGACAATAACCCCCACCCCAATTCATCGCTTTATAAATACATTCTGTGTACCAATGTTTCCTTTAAGATAAGATCATAATGTTTGCATTTACTTTGAAAAGACAGGAGCACTATTTAACCAGATGCTGCTGTAAATCCCATATGGTGGAAAAGTTGTGTGCAGCGCATATTGAACAACAATGTGAAAGTGAGATATCAGTGTCTGAATTCTCTCccatcctcctcatcttctttctttcaatttcaTTTTAGAGCAATTTTCGACAAAAACAGGCACTCACATTCATTAGTGTATGCTTGAAAAAACTGGATGTAAAGACCTGTCTAAAAGTAGATGGATGTTGCTGAAAAAAGAAGCATTACCTACCTGGGGCTCTTCTCTGTGTGATCTTTAAAAAGCTATGCTCTGTTCTGCAGATGAATATTTATGCTCATTATAACTGAAAGTAAAATCGCTCCAGGAACTATTTCATTGGTGTGCAACGGCGAGATAAAACTGTACCCGTGACTTTGACTTTGACATAAACTTACATTTATAGTTTTAAAGGTTTGATTTGCACTTGCTCTCAGGTTTCAAATATTCTCAAGCCATGACCAATGAATCAAGACACTAATATCAGTCTAAAATGGTTTAATAATACTTCAAAATAGAATTTAACACACAGCCTTCTAAATAATTTCTGAAAGGGAAGCTGAACACTGACTGGAAATTCAAGGTGATTTAGTGTAAGTACAGATTTGAGGTGATAGAAAGTAAGAGCTGACGAATTATATCAAATGGAATAGAATTAAAAGGGGAAGAGACAGTTCAGTTAggcaagaaattcagaaacaaaggGACACATCAACTACAAACTGACAAAGAACTCAAAACAAACCCGCTGTTTAACCATAAATGACACTTTAGAAAATGGGGTTCTCTGTACTAGATAAGTGAAGAATAGCCGAGCTGACAATCCTTGCTGACGATCCTGTTAACAAATGATGAATTCCTTTGCCCTTGTAAGATTTCTTCAGGTGTAGATGTCATTTTGTCAAAGAATTGTCCCTGACTAAGCCAGGCAAGACGACAATCGGTCGATCAAGAAAACCATTTTGTAACTCGCTTTctttacacattaatatgtcCTTAGCTGTATCCAGTTCTCCATTGCGTTTgtgaaagaaaaggagaaatataaCAATAGGACTTGTTTCATTTGTTGTACTCAGCATGTTGGCAATTATATGAATACTCCTCACAGAGTCCTGGGGTGTATCCTTCTGTCTCCATCCAAAAATGTATAAAGCTGTCACAATGAAGCTGTTCAGGGCTGAATGTAACTTGAGAATCAGTCTTTTGGCAGATCACTTTTAAAATTGTTGTTTGGTTTtcagtgagaaaaagagaaatccaTAACCAAACAAGCCCTGATTAGCACATCATTTTGTGTCCTtgatcatatatataatatgtatatatagatagatgTGTCCATCAtgaaaaagacaaacacacacacacacacacacacacacacacacacacacacacacacacacactgagacgaAGATACCTTTTTATAGTTCAGACTTCATGTTGTGCACTGAATATGGCCCATAATATCAAAGAGAAATACTTGATGTACAATTACGCAACATATTAAAAATACCCTTCTGTATTTTACATATTCTTTCAGTATCTAGGCTTAGAccctttttatttgaaaaagtattgttgtttttttgttttttttaatagaaaagtaacatttaattctttaacaacTCACACCAGGATAATgtgattcttaaaaaaaaaaaaaggaaaagaaacaaaacaaaacagatgttTCTTCCCAAATTgtcaacaaaagaaaaacatttggaaTGTCTTTCATAAAATTTCTTTACCCACCTGTCAACTCTGTGTCTTCAGCAATGTGAAAAATAAGTGAGCACTTCATATTTCCTAGTAACTTTCAAGTAAAATTAAATCTACTTAAAAACACTTGACAGTTCCTTCTTACAGCTGGCACTATCTGCACGGTTTTCTCAGTCCACATTGCGGTTACATGTAAAAAGCTTTCACTGTACATATATGGTCTGTATCTTTTccgttaaaaaataaataaaaaatgaactcTCATTTTATGGCACTGTATTCAAAATTGAGACACTTGtaatcttgcaaaaaaaaaaaaaaaaaaaaaagctatgctTTTGTCCAGTGGACTGTTAGTGTTGAGTGTGAGCTGTAGTTTGAGTAGCTTTACAAAGTTTGTACGGCTTCTCTGACACATTGCCTTTAAACTGTTGCAAATTGTGTGTCCTAAAATGCCTGTTTTGAAGGACTCGGGACATCTTGCCCAGACATGgcatcactgaacacctttcCGCTGCCATCCGAGTTTTTCTCTTTGTACTGCTGAAGTGAATCGGGAGCCACAAAAGCCATTGCTTCCTGGGTCAAAACAATGGAATGGGGTTTCTTAAAATCTTTCCAATCATATATTGTCCTTCCATGACAAGTTTTGGCTGCCAACAGGATGAGGAAAAAAGCTGATAGACCCAGTAGGAATACTGGGGTGATGTCTGCAGTAGGAACTAACAGAAGCACCTCTTTAGTCCTAAGATGGACACAGGAGGTATCATTTGGCCCCATATGCAGGCAAACCTTATAATAGGTTCCCGGTTGGAGGCGAGTTAAGTTGAAGCCTCTAGTGCCAGCTAATATTTTAGTGCTGTGCTTGTTGTGGTCTTCCAGGCTTCCGTTAACTGACCAAGAGATTCGGGCAGCAGGTATATTATGGCCAGTGTTCCAAGAAAGTACAGCATACCGTTCTTTAACATCATGGACCTCAAGGCTGTCTTCATTTGTTTTATCATTTGTTATTTCTGCCCAGCTGGATCCCTCCACTTTTAGTGTCAGAGTCTTTGTGTCCGCTCCAACTAGATTTTGTGCAACGCAAGTGTAGAAGCCAGACTCCTCATGAGTGACACCAACTATTTCCAAAGTGCCCTCTGTTAAAACCTGGTAGCGTCCAAACTTTGTGGAGGGAGTTAACCTTAAACCTTTTGGAATGACCCAGTAAATAATAGGTTCTGGTTCTGCCAATGCTCGACAATGCAGGGCTATGTTGTCCCCATGTTTTACTTGAATGTAAGATGGGAATATGCTTGGTGCAATCAAAGGGAGGCAGCTATCTGCCATCTCTCTGAAAGAAACGTCTTTTACTCGTCTTGCTTTTAACTCTGGAGGTTCTGAGCAGAATGTGGACTGTGGTTCAATGAATCGAACTGGCTTGTCATCCTCTGCCCCCACCCAGCGAATAAGGCAGTCACAGCGAATAGGATTGGTGTGCAGACTGATCTCCTGTAAACTTGGCAGAGACTGCACAGTCTGACGATGCAGAGCACTCAGGGCATTACTATTAAGCATCAAGCTTTCCATGCGTGGTAGCTTCCGGAAAGCCTGAGGGTGAATGAATGACAGTCGGGGATTGTTTGTGATTTCCAGTTTTGTCAGTTCAGGGAGGTTTTCCATTGCAGAGTGCTCAACGGACACCAGATCCTCCATGTTGTTCAATCCAAGTTCCTTCAGGTGAAGCATGTTCCTGAAGTCCCCTTTTTGCACCAGCTGAATTGGGTTCTTGTTAAGGTCCAAAAATTTCAAGCTCGGTAGCATTTGCAGTGCCTCCTTTGGAACTTTAGTCAGGTTGTTGTCATAGAAGCTAATACTTTCCAGGTTGAGAAGTCCTTCTAGAGCACGCTTGGAGATCTCACGTAAGCCCATACCTGCCAGGACCAGACTCCGCAAGGATCCAAGAGGTTTGAAGTTGAGATCTTGGATTGTATCCACCGGATTTCCTCCTGTCATTAATACTTCAAGTTGAGGCAAAGCATGGAACCAGCGCCTATCAATTATCATTAGGTGGTTAGAGTTAAGATGAAGCCTTAAAAGGTTACTCAAACCTTTGAAAGCTCCCGGGGAAATACTTCGGAGCCTGTTATGATTGAGGTACAATTCCTGGAGGTTAGGCAATCCAGAGAAAGCTGCTTCAGGCAGGTGCCTCAGCTGATTTTCTTCCATGTGAAGGCTTAAAAGGGCTGGCAGTTCAGTGATTCTTAAGTTACGGGTGCTGATGAAACTGTTGTGGGAGAGATCCAGCTCAGTTAGATTGGCGAGACCCTGGAGTTCACTTTGGTCCACTGAACTGATGAGGTTGCTCTGCAGCCTTAGTGTTTGTGTCTCTGGTGGGAGAGATGTGGGCAACTGAGTCAGGAGCAAGTCATTACAGTCAACAGTTGGAGCCTCTTTATAAACAGACTGGGGTGAGTACCAGGGCTTGATCTGGCATACACACTGATGAGGACAGGGTACCTTCCAGGGGATTGAGTGAATAACCAAGGAGCAAGCAACTCCAAACAGGAGGTGAATATGTACAAAAATCATTGTAAtctctctcatttttatttcaatttgattATCAAATTTTGAAATTTCACTTgttttttgcaaataaattgttaacaaaattacatttcttGAGTTTCATCTTTTCCACTCTTCAAGCTTTATCAAAGAATGGCTTGCTCTGATGTTCTTAGGAGTGACACTACGATGGCCTTGGGTTTCTTCTTATTTCCTTGTCCTTACATTCATGTCCGATTGAGCTTTCAGGACTACTTCAGAGGCATACCTGACAAAGAGAGAATAAGTGCAGTTAGAGATTACTCATGTCGTTGCTCATCCATAATTTCAGacatattttaattgttcactGTTGGCTTTcaaaatttacttttaatacAAGTAAGAGGTGAATaactaatttttatttaatttgcagTGTCCAACAGGAGTTATCTCCTGGCTAGAAATTATATATCTGAATTAGTATCCAAACACTATACCAAATCTTCAGCTTCTGAATCCCTTAATAATTATCTCTAAATGAGTTCAGGGATAGCACTGTGCAGTCCGACTGCGGGATCACCAGTTAGCAAATGTAAAAGGAGAGTCTCTGTTACTTATAGCTGTATGCAACTGGGCTATTAAATACCTAGTGATGGTGCCATCTTTGGATAAAGCTACCCAAGATACATTTTATAGCCCAGCAAAAAGATTTAATTTATGGTGACACCAAGACTCATTAAACATTCTGAGACCAGGatatagctttttttaaatgtatttttctttctttctttctttctttctttctttctttctttctttctttctttctttctttctttcttcacttttaaaaaaagaagaattcacCTTCATTTTTAGTGCTTTTGTTCTTAAATTGCACCATAGTCTTAGATGCCCAGGCATCACTGCACTGCAGCTAAGTGGCAAATTGGCAAAGGCTCTTTACTTGCTCTGATTGTTGCATCCAACACCCACCccttcttttccttcctccCGCCTTGCAGATCTATCCTTCTGAATGCCCAATTACTCCTAATGTACTCCCTGTCTCCCTTCGCCAGTTCACCAGAGAGCTACCTGATGGCTATGAGACCATTTGTTCTcctttagacagacagacacgcgcacacacatgcacacacactggaaGCAACAGCGTGATCCTGAGCTATCAACACGTCACCCCTTCTAGCTAGCAGAGTGCATGCTGTGCCACAAAGCCCGTTTACAAAGTGTCAGCTTTACAGGCAGAAGCTTGGCCCACATGATGCACTCAGTCAATCCATCCTTACTGGTTGAGCTGTGTATCAATGATCTCATACTCGCGTGCTAATAAGGTGTGAGGGTCAATTCGGCACTTTTGATGAA includes these proteins:
- the lrrn2 gene encoding leucine-rich repeat neuronal protein 2 encodes the protein MREITMIFVHIHLLFGVACSLVIHSIPWKVPCPHQCVCQIKPWYSPQSVYKEAPTVDCNDLLLTQLPTSLPPETQTLRLQSNLISSVDQSELQGLANLTELDLSHNSFISTRNLRITELPALLSLHMEENQLRHLPEAAFSGLPNLQELYLNHNRLRSISPGAFKGLSNLLRLHLNSNHLMIIDRRWFHALPQLEVLMTGGNPVDTIQDLNFKPLGSLRSLVLAGMGLREISKRALEGLLNLESISFYDNNLTKVPKEALQMLPSLKFLDLNKNPIQLVQKGDFRNMLHLKELGLNNMEDLVSVEHSAMENLPELTKLEITNNPRLSFIHPQAFRKLPRMESLMLNSNALSALHRQTVQSLPSLQEISLHTNPIRCDCLIRWVGAEDDKPVRFIEPQSTFCSEPPELKARRVKDVSFREMADSCLPLIAPSIFPSYIQVKHGDNIALHCRALAEPEPIIYWVIPKGLRLTPSTKFGRYQVLTEGTLEIVGVTHEESGFYTCVAQNLVGADTKTLTLKVEGSSWAEITNDKTNEDSLEVHDVKERYAVLSWNTGHNIPAARISWSVNGSLEDHNKHSTKILAGTRGFNLTRLQPGTYYKVCLHMGPNDTSCVHLRTKEVLLLVPTADITPVFLLGLSAFFLILLAAKTCHGRTIYDWKDFKKPHSIVLTQEAMAFVAPDSLQQYKEKNSDGSGKVFSDAMSGQDVPSPSKQAF